A stretch of Kyrpidia spormannii DNA encodes these proteins:
- a CDS encoding Asp23/Gls24 family envelope stress response protein, whose protein sequence is MPKELQTAIGKIFIVEDVIATIAGTAAMECYGLAGMASRRQVKDSLTEFLGRDNPGRGVEVQVRDDKTVVDLHIIVVYGMKISEVAHNVIEKVRYTLQDTLGITPDRINVYVQGVRVPEEK, encoded by the coding sequence ATGCCGAAAGAACTGCAGACCGCGATTGGGAAGATTTTCATTGTCGAAGACGTCATTGCCACGATTGCAGGGACCGCAGCTATGGAGTGTTACGGGTTGGCGGGGATGGCCTCCCGGCGCCAGGTCAAAGACAGCCTGACAGAGTTTTTGGGACGGGACAACCCTGGTCGGGGCGTGGAGGTACAGGTTCGGGATGACAAAACCGTGGTGGATCTCCACATCATTGTCGTTTACGGCATGAAAATTTCCGAAGTAGCCCACAATGTGATCGAAAAGGTGCGCTACACCTTGCAGGATACCCTCGGAATCACCCCGGATCGCATCAACGTGTACGTTCAGGGCGTTCGGGTGCCGGAAGAGAAGTAG
- the rpmB gene encoding 50S ribosomal protein L28 translates to MAKRCEICGRGPATGHAVSHSHILTKRRWMPNIHKIRAEVGGSVRRIRVCSRCLKAGKVKRAL, encoded by the coding sequence ATGGCCAAGCGTTGTGAAATCTGTGGACGGGGGCCGGCAACCGGGCACGCGGTGAGCCACTCCCATATACTCACGAAACGCCGCTGGATGCCCAACATCCACAAGATTAGGGCGGAGGTCGGCGGCAGCGTTCGCCGCATTCGGGTCTGTTCCCGTTGCCTGAAGGCCGGAAAAGTCAAAAGGGCTCTTTGA
- the spoVM gene encoding stage V sporulation protein SpoVM, whose product MRFYTIKLPRFLGEIVKAILNAFHKD is encoded by the coding sequence GTGCGCTTTTATACCATTAAACTGCCTCGTTTCCTTGGGGAGATCGTAAAAGCGATTCTGAACGCCTTTCACAAAGACTAA
- the rpe gene encoding ribulose-phosphate 3-epimerase: MRRSVMMAPSILSADFARLAEEVESVTQAGANWIHVDVMDGQFVPNITIGPPVVASLRRVTDLPLDVHLMIANPDRYIEDFARAGADRITVHVEACPHLHRTIQSIRATGVKPGVALNPATPPEMVRWVLEDVELVLVMTVNPGFGGQAFLPRTVEKIPLLREWAGDRDDLCVEVDGGIDPSTAPKAVKAGADVLVAGSAVFGRADRKKALGDILEAIAHI, encoded by the coding sequence ATGAGACGATCGGTGATGATGGCGCCGTCGATCTTGTCGGCGGATTTTGCCCGATTAGCCGAAGAAGTGGAATCGGTGACCCAAGCGGGAGCGAATTGGATTCATGTGGACGTGATGGACGGGCAGTTTGTTCCAAATATTACGATCGGGCCGCCGGTGGTGGCGAGTCTCCGCAGGGTTACCGATTTGCCCTTGGATGTGCATTTGATGATTGCCAATCCGGATCGCTATATTGAGGATTTTGCCCGGGCCGGGGCGGACCGAATCACAGTCCACGTTGAAGCTTGTCCACATCTACACCGAACGATCCAGAGTATCCGGGCGACAGGGGTGAAACCTGGGGTCGCTCTCAACCCGGCCACGCCGCCCGAGATGGTGCGCTGGGTGTTGGAGGATGTGGAGTTGGTTTTGGTCATGACGGTCAACCCCGGGTTTGGAGGACAGGCGTTCCTTCCCCGAACCGTGGAGAAAATCCCTCTCTTGCGAGAATGGGCAGGGGATCGGGACGACCTCTGCGTCGAGGTGGATGGGGGGATCGATCCTTCAACCGCTCCCAAGGCGGTGAAAGCGGGGGCCGATGTGCTGGTGGCCGGCTCAGCGGTGTTTGGGCGGGCGGACCGAAAAAAAGCGTTGGGCGATATCCTGGAGGCGATTGCACACATTTAG
- the rsgA gene encoding ribosome small subunit-dependent GTPase A yields the protein MPEGAQGRIVRVVAGFYDVDLEGRTVRCRARGVLKKRGIHPVVGDAVRVRLSGPSEGVVEDVLSRTNVLVRPPVANVDLAVLVFSIREPDLNRHLLDRLLVSVELQNIPALLCWSKADLLQDRSDFEREVSVYGRLGYPTLFASSLTGEGIDALRTWLRGKVSVLAGQSGVGKSSLINALRPGLNRAVGDVSRRLGRGRHTTRQVELLRLEENTYVVDTPGFGVLAFDKDLEPERLPKGFPELVEVGRDCRYRGCLHEEEEGCAVPAALAEGRIDPLRYDHYREWLKELREAREERYR from the coding sequence GTGCCGGAAGGGGCACAGGGCCGGATTGTCCGGGTGGTGGCCGGATTCTACGACGTAGATCTCGAAGGGCGAACGGTGCGCTGCCGCGCCCGGGGTGTCCTGAAGAAGCGGGGGATTCATCCCGTGGTCGGAGATGCGGTGCGGGTCCGTTTGTCCGGGCCCTCCGAGGGCGTGGTGGAGGACGTGCTGTCTCGGACAAACGTTTTGGTCCGCCCCCCAGTGGCGAACGTGGACCTGGCTGTACTGGTCTTTTCCATCCGGGAACCCGATCTGAATCGCCACCTGCTCGACCGCCTGCTCGTGTCTGTGGAGTTGCAAAACATCCCCGCTTTGCTGTGCTGGAGTAAAGCGGACCTCCTTCAGGACCGGTCCGATTTTGAAAGGGAGGTGTCGGTATACGGGCGGTTGGGGTACCCGACCCTGTTCGCGTCCTCCCTGACCGGGGAGGGTATCGATGCCCTACGCACCTGGTTGCGGGGAAAGGTGAGCGTCCTCGCCGGTCAGTCCGGAGTGGGCAAATCCAGTTTGATTAACGCTTTGCGTCCCGGGTTGAATCGGGCCGTGGGCGACGTCAGCCGGCGTCTGGGAAGGGGTCGCCACACCACTCGGCAGGTGGAGCTCCTCCGACTGGAAGAGAATACTTATGTCGTCGATACTCCGGGGTTCGGGGTTTTGGCCTTCGACAAGGATTTGGAGCCTGAAAGGCTGCCGAAGGGATTCCCGGAACTGGTTGAGGTGGGCAGAGACTGTCGATACCGAGGCTGCCTGCACGAAGAAGAGGAAGGGTGCGCGGTCCCCGCGGCCCTGGCCGAGGGGCGGATCGATCCTTTGCGTTACGACCATTATCGGGAATGGCTGAAAGAGCTGCGCGAAGCTCGGGAAGAGCGATACCGCTGA
- the pknB gene encoding Stk1 family PASTA domain-containing Ser/Thr kinase, which translates to MIGRLLGGRYQIEQAVGGGGMSVVYRALDTVLGRRVAVKVLRSQFGDDADFIRRFRREAQAAASLSHPNIVNIFDVGTDGDDHFIVMEYVEGHTLKEWIQQRGPLPVEEVVEIGRQVCAALAHAHDRGIVHRDIKPHNILITDARVVKVTDFGIARAITANTITYAGSVIGSVHYFSPEQARGEMTDIKSDIYSLGVVLYEMVTGHLPFSGDSPISVALKHVREPLVEPRQLNPGIPQSMENVILRAMAKNPLDRYDSVKEMAEDLDVVLELRDVPKFVPQHGDGQSEETRLYTPVSGAENNADRKAADEAAKPRRRGWFYVKRAALWTLAVLLVMAVLGVGAYYAFTTWMRVPDVTMPNVVGKPYADAVAQLTQSGFSQNNIQRVDMPSNAVPPGAVFKQDPDAGITVKANRSITLWVSIGQETVAMPAVENMPLSQAKQLLKQNGIPDSQIAVNYEYSDQPKDTVIRQYPREEVAVVPGKDQVQLVVSQGPQLVTVPNVVGSTEQDARQQLTAAGLTVGKVQTQPDYKAPSGVVIQQAPYKPGDQVPKGRAVDLWVSSGYPQDAKTAVFPVVVAIPAGHSPVQVKIVVTDARGANQTVVSETTSVSKVYPVQVVLSPDTGADIKWYVDGQQQGEKVIPYNGT; encoded by the coding sequence TTGATCGGACGCTTGCTGGGTGGTCGATATCAGATTGAACAGGCGGTGGGCGGAGGCGGTATGTCGGTGGTGTACCGGGCACTGGACACCGTCCTCGGGCGCCGGGTGGCTGTCAAGGTATTGCGCAGCCAATTCGGCGACGATGCGGATTTTATCCGCCGTTTTCGCCGGGAGGCTCAGGCGGCCGCTTCATTATCCCATCCGAATATCGTGAATATCTTCGACGTAGGAACTGACGGGGACGATCATTTTATCGTCATGGAGTACGTCGAAGGTCATACCCTTAAAGAGTGGATCCAACAGCGGGGCCCCCTGCCGGTGGAAGAAGTGGTGGAGATCGGAAGACAGGTGTGCGCGGCCCTGGCCCATGCCCACGATCGCGGCATCGTCCATCGAGACATCAAACCCCATAATATTTTGATCACCGATGCCCGGGTTGTCAAAGTGACCGATTTCGGCATCGCCCGGGCAATCACGGCCAACACGATTACCTATGCGGGATCGGTGATCGGGTCTGTGCATTATTTTTCACCCGAACAAGCCCGGGGAGAGATGACTGATATTAAATCAGACATCTATTCCCTGGGGGTCGTGTTATACGAGATGGTCACCGGCCATCTGCCTTTTTCCGGGGATTCGCCCATCAGTGTGGCCTTGAAGCACGTGCGGGAACCCTTGGTGGAGCCTCGCCAGCTCAATCCCGGAATTCCCCAAAGTATGGAGAACGTGATTCTGCGTGCCATGGCCAAAAATCCGCTGGATCGGTATGATTCAGTTAAAGAAATGGCGGAGGATCTCGATGTCGTCCTCGAACTGAGGGATGTCCCGAAATTCGTTCCCCAGCACGGCGACGGTCAGTCCGAGGAGACGCGATTGTACACACCGGTGTCCGGCGCGGAGAACAATGCTGATCGAAAGGCGGCGGACGAGGCGGCCAAGCCCCGGCGTCGAGGCTGGTTCTATGTGAAACGGGCGGCATTGTGGACGCTGGCGGTGCTTCTCGTCATGGCGGTGCTGGGGGTTGGGGCGTATTATGCATTTACAACCTGGATGCGGGTGCCCGACGTCACCATGCCGAATGTTGTGGGGAAACCTTACGCCGATGCGGTGGCCCAACTCACACAAAGCGGATTTTCTCAAAATAACATCCAGCGGGTGGACATGCCGAGCAATGCGGTGCCTCCTGGAGCGGTGTTCAAACAAGATCCCGATGCTGGAATTACGGTGAAAGCGAACCGCTCCATTACCTTGTGGGTGAGCATCGGCCAGGAAACCGTGGCTATGCCGGCGGTGGAAAACATGCCGCTCTCCCAGGCGAAACAACTGCTTAAACAAAACGGGATTCCGGATTCTCAGATCGCGGTGAATTATGAGTACAGCGACCAGCCGAAAGACACGGTGATCCGGCAATATCCCCGGGAAGAAGTGGCGGTGGTCCCCGGGAAGGACCAAGTACAACTCGTGGTCAGCCAGGGGCCCCAATTGGTGACCGTGCCAAATGTGGTGGGCAGCACGGAACAAGATGCCCGGCAGCAGTTGACGGCAGCCGGGTTGACCGTGGGCAAAGTCCAAACCCAGCCCGATTATAAAGCGCCGAGCGGCGTGGTGATTCAGCAGGCGCCTTACAAGCCCGGAGACCAGGTCCCCAAGGGCCGGGCGGTGGATTTGTGGGTTTCCAGCGGTTATCCCCAAGATGCGAAAACCGCGGTGTTTCCGGTGGTGGTGGCCATCCCGGCCGGTCATTCGCCCGTTCAGGTGAAGATTGTGGTCACGGACGCCCGAGGGGCCAATCAAACGGTGGTCTCGGAGACGACATCGGTGAGTAAAGTGTATCCGGTGCAGGTGGTTCTCAGCCCAGATACGGGCGCGGATATCAAGTGGTACGTGGATGGACAGCAACAGGGCGAAAAAGTGATCCCTTACAATGGAACGTAG
- a CDS encoding Stp1/IreP family PP2C-type Ser/Thr phosphatase codes for MQVEVAARSHVGLVRSINQDGYAIHMDLEPLKAALLADGMGGHRAGEVASQLAIDVIGRQLHSSTGPAGQRLLEAIREANRVVYERSHDPSATDLAGMGTTVVAALFDEREIWVGHIGDSRAYLIAGAAIRQLTDDHSLVNELRKSGELSEAESRVHPRRNVLTRALGMEPRVEVDIARVSWEAGGILLLCSDGLSNMVEEGEILETMRVGTVPLEGRLDRLIEAALGRGGPDNITVVAVEHGAPGERGDRL; via the coding sequence ATGCAGGTGGAAGTCGCGGCCAGGTCCCACGTGGGCTTGGTGCGCTCGATCAATCAGGATGGGTATGCCATCCACATGGATTTAGAACCCTTAAAAGCGGCCCTCCTAGCTGATGGCATGGGCGGCCACCGGGCAGGGGAGGTGGCGAGCCAGTTGGCCATCGACGTGATCGGCCGCCAACTCCACAGCTCGACCGGTCCGGCGGGGCAACGTTTACTCGAGGCCATCCGGGAGGCGAACCGGGTGGTTTACGAGCGGTCCCACGATCCTTCCGCCACAGACTTGGCGGGTATGGGCACCACTGTGGTGGCCGCCCTGTTTGACGAGCGGGAGATCTGGGTGGGTCACATCGGTGACAGTCGGGCCTACCTGATCGCCGGGGCAGCCATCCGCCAGTTGACCGATGATCACTCTTTGGTGAACGAGTTGCGCAAAAGCGGGGAATTGAGCGAGGCAGAAAGCCGAGTTCACCCGAGGCGCAACGTGTTGACCCGGGCCCTGGGCATGGAACCCCGGGTTGAAGTGGATATCGCCCGGGTTTCCTGGGAAGCGGGCGGCATCTTGCTCCTTTGCTCCGACGGGCTGTCCAATATGGTGGAAGAGGGCGAGATTCTGGAGACGATGCGGGTCGGGACGGTCCCGCTTGAAGGGCGGCTCGATCGTTTGATCGAAGCGGCCCTGGGAAGGGGCGGACCCGACAACATTACGGTGGTGGCGGTGGAGCATGGGGCGCCCGGGGAGCGGGGGGATCGCCTTTGA
- the rlmN gene encoding 23S rRNA (adenine(2503)-C(2))-methyltransferase RlmN, translating to MTEQNTQSKGREPWIHLYGLTLAELRTWLEEQGEPGYRAAQLFDWMYKKRVTSVDAMTNLPKALRNVIRERARLVTMEELTRQVSKKDGTTKFLFRLFDGATVETVLMRHSYGNSVCVSSQVGCHMGCQFCASTLGGLVRNLEAGEMVEQVLACQRMLDQEGQRVSSVVVMGSGEPLENYGATLRFIRLITADEGLRIGQRHITVSTSGMVPAIRKLAEERLQITLAVSLHAPNDEVRSRLMPINRAYPIAVLLEACREYWEKTGRRLTFEYALIGGINDRLDQADELADRLRGLPCHVNLIPVNYVPERRFDRTPRRQVEAFRERLERHGISCTVRREMGADIAAACGQLRAGYELTEA from the coding sequence GTGACTGAACAGAACACCCAGAGCAAAGGCCGAGAGCCGTGGATTCACTTGTATGGTCTGACGCTGGCTGAGCTCCGGACGTGGCTTGAAGAACAGGGTGAGCCGGGGTACCGGGCCGCGCAACTGTTCGATTGGATGTATAAAAAGCGCGTGACGAGCGTGGATGCGATGACCAATCTACCCAAGGCCCTGCGAAATGTGATTCGGGAGAGGGCCCGGCTCGTGACCATGGAGGAACTGACCCGTCAGGTGTCGAAAAAGGATGGGACGACAAAATTCCTCTTTCGCCTATTCGACGGGGCGACGGTGGAAACGGTGCTCATGCGCCATTCTTATGGCAATAGCGTGTGTGTTTCCTCTCAGGTAGGCTGTCATATGGGTTGTCAGTTCTGCGCATCGACTTTGGGCGGGCTGGTTCGGAACTTGGAAGCCGGGGAGATGGTGGAACAGGTTCTCGCGTGCCAGCGCATGCTCGATCAGGAGGGGCAGCGGGTCTCCTCCGTGGTGGTGATGGGGTCGGGAGAACCTCTGGAGAATTATGGGGCCACCCTTCGCTTTATCCGTTTGATCACCGCCGATGAGGGACTGCGCATCGGGCAGCGACATATTACCGTCTCCACGAGTGGCATGGTGCCCGCCATCCGGAAGTTGGCGGAGGAGCGCCTTCAGATCACTTTGGCGGTATCGCTGCACGCCCCGAATGACGAGGTGCGCAGTCGCCTGATGCCCATCAACCGCGCCTACCCCATCGCCGTCTTGTTGGAGGCCTGCCGGGAGTATTGGGAAAAGACCGGGAGACGCCTGACCTTTGAGTATGCCCTCATCGGTGGAATCAACGATCGACTGGATCAGGCGGATGAATTGGCGGATCGGCTCAGGGGTTTGCCGTGTCATGTGAACCTCATTCCGGTCAATTACGTACCGGAGCGCCGGTTCGACCGGACCCCGCGCCGGCAGGTGGAAGCGTTTCGCGAGCGGTTGGAGCGGCACGGGATTTCTTGCACCGTGCGCCGAGAGATGGGTGCGGATATCGCGGCGGCCTGTGGGCAGTTGCGGGCGGGTTATGAGTTGACGGAGGCGTAG
- the rsmB gene encoding 16S rRNA (cytosine(967)-C(5))-methyltransferase RsmB encodes MGAGKAHRNWGVPGDVSPDARATNSVGDLQRRVSGRAGAVSPARRGAFEVLLLVEERRAYSHIALRQVLNRLGADRRDSALATEIVQGTLRWQQWLDEQINAKSRIPITRLDAVVRVTLRMAVYQLYKLRHCAPHAVVHDAVELVKGTQPRAASYVNGVLRALERQQETPPQPRAAESWEDPGNPEELARRTSHPTWMVERWWSWLGPEATIALCQSNNEPPPLALRVNLWRSSVAEVMESVREAGGEGRPSPVIPGVLRVSGVDVSRLSTFQSGACSVQDESATLAAWTLQPEPGGEVLDLCAAPGGKSAHLAEWMKGTGRVTAVDIHPHKIPLIEQTARRLGLPNVHPVCADGRDAPSLGIFDAALVDAPCSGLGVLRRRPELKWRRRPEDIQDLVKLQGELLAAAARAVRPDGILVYATCTVCEAENDGVVEAFLAGPEGRDFDLEDPAALWPDALGQMTLSTRFGRQILPFHFGGDGFYYARLRRKPSGAQRGIRRD; translated from the coding sequence GTGGGCGCGGGGAAGGCGCATCGAAACTGGGGAGTCCCTGGGGACGTGAGCCCGGATGCCCGGGCGACGAATTCTGTGGGAGACCTGCAGCGCCGGGTTTCGGGAAGGGCAGGGGCAGTATCACCCGCCCGGCGGGGGGCTTTTGAAGTCCTGCTTCTTGTGGAAGAGCGGCGGGCCTACAGCCACATCGCTTTAAGGCAGGTGTTAAACCGCCTGGGTGCGGACCGGAGGGACAGCGCCCTGGCTACGGAGATTGTTCAGGGCACGTTGCGGTGGCAGCAATGGTTAGATGAACAGATCAATGCCAAGTCCCGAATCCCCATTACTCGCCTTGATGCCGTCGTCCGGGTCACGCTGCGAATGGCGGTCTATCAGTTATATAAACTGCGCCACTGTGCCCCTCACGCCGTGGTGCACGATGCAGTCGAATTGGTCAAAGGCACTCAGCCCCGGGCCGCGAGTTATGTGAACGGTGTGTTGCGAGCCTTGGAGCGCCAACAGGAAACGCCTCCCCAACCCCGGGCCGCAGAATCCTGGGAAGATCCTGGGAACCCGGAAGAGTTGGCTCGGCGCACCTCCCATCCGACGTGGATGGTGGAACGCTGGTGGTCGTGGCTCGGCCCAGAAGCGACGATCGCCCTTTGTCAAAGCAACAACGAACCGCCGCCTCTCGCCCTTCGGGTAAACCTTTGGCGCTCATCCGTCGCTGAGGTTATGGAGTCGGTCAGGGAAGCAGGGGGGGAAGGGCGGCCGTCGCCGGTGATCCCCGGAGTCCTGCGGGTCAGCGGGGTGGACGTTTCCCGTCTGTCCACCTTTCAGTCCGGTGCTTGCAGCGTGCAGGATGAGAGCGCCACCCTGGCCGCCTGGACATTGCAACCCGAGCCCGGGGGGGAGGTTCTGGACCTGTGTGCCGCCCCCGGGGGAAAATCTGCGCATCTAGCCGAGTGGATGAAGGGCACCGGGCGGGTTACCGCAGTGGATATCCATCCTCATAAAATCCCATTGATCGAGCAGACCGCACGACGCCTGGGATTGCCAAACGTTCATCCGGTGTGTGCCGATGGGAGAGATGCCCCGTCCCTCGGGATTTTTGACGCCGCCTTGGTGGATGCTCCCTGTAGCGGCCTCGGGGTTTTGCGACGGCGGCCGGAGTTAAAATGGCGCCGGCGCCCCGAAGACATTCAGGACCTGGTCAAACTGCAGGGTGAGTTGCTGGCGGCCGCAGCCAGGGCCGTGCGGCCGGACGGAATATTGGTCTACGCGACCTGCACCGTCTGTGAAGCAGAAAATGATGGGGTCGTGGAGGCTTTTCTGGCAGGGCCCGAGGGACGGGACTTTGATCTCGAAGACCCGGCAGCCCTCTGGCCGGACGCCCTCGGCCAAATGACGCTTTCCACTCGGTTTGGTCGCCAGATTCTTCCGTTTCATTTTGGAGGGGACGGTTTCTATTATGCTCGACTCCGCCGAAAACCCTCGGGGGCACAAAGGGGGATCCGCCGTGACTGA
- the fmt gene encoding methionyl-tRNA formyltransferase — protein sequence MTNVLFMGTPEFAVPSLRALVKAGWNVGAVVTRPDRPVGRRQVPSPPAVKRAAEELGLPVWQPERVKDEEFLRRVRDLAPEVAVTAAYGRILPQELLDLPPRGCLNIHASLLPKYRGAAPIQRCLMDGQDRTGITIMKMVQALDAGPIVDQVELAVGEEDDAGTLTERLADLGARLLVDVLPRWLAGEIEPREQDESLATYAPPLCREDEKIDWSQAALAIHNRIRALRPWSGGYTLHRGKVLKIWRTTVEARTGGFGTPGEILAVDRSGVLVAAGAGALWLHQVQPEGKNRMEAEAWARGRRIETGESLGT from the coding sequence GTGACCAACGTATTGTTCATGGGCACGCCGGAGTTTGCCGTTCCCTCCCTGAGGGCGTTGGTCAAGGCGGGGTGGAACGTGGGGGCGGTGGTGACCCGCCCAGACCGCCCGGTGGGGCGCCGTCAGGTCCCGTCGCCGCCGGCGGTCAAGCGCGCCGCCGAGGAACTGGGTCTCCCCGTTTGGCAACCCGAACGGGTGAAAGACGAGGAGTTTTTAAGGCGGGTTCGGGACCTGGCCCCAGAGGTGGCGGTGACCGCCGCCTATGGGCGGATCCTTCCTCAAGAACTGCTCGACCTGCCACCCCGGGGATGTTTGAACATCCACGCGTCCCTGTTGCCCAAATACCGCGGGGCTGCGCCGATACAGCGGTGCTTGATGGACGGACAGGACCGGACGGGCATCACCATCATGAAAATGGTACAAGCTTTGGACGCGGGGCCGATTGTCGATCAGGTAGAACTGGCGGTGGGCGAGGAGGATGACGCCGGCACGTTGACCGAGCGCCTGGCCGACTTGGGGGCGCGGCTCCTGGTGGACGTGCTGCCGAGATGGTTGGCCGGGGAAATCGAACCCCGGGAACAGGACGAATCTTTGGCCACCTATGCACCTCCCCTTTGCCGGGAGGACGAGAAGATCGACTGGTCGCAAGCGGCCCTGGCGATCCACAACCGAATTCGGGCTCTGCGCCCGTGGTCGGGTGGTTATACCCTCCACCGGGGCAAGGTGTTGAAAATTTGGCGGACGACCGTTGAGGCGCGGACCGGGGGTTTCGGCACACCCGGTGAGATCCTAGCTGTGGACCGGAGCGGAGTGTTGGTGGCAGCAGGGGCGGGAGCCCTGTGGCTGCACCAGGTTCAGCCCGAAGGCAAGAATCGGATGGAGGCGGAAGCGTGGGCGCGGGGAAGGCGCATCGAAACTGGGGAGTCCCTGGGGACGTGA
- the def gene encoding peptide deformylase, with the protein MAIRIIRLQGDPILREKAKPVSKVTPNIQRLIDDMADTMYDAEGIGLAAPQVGILKRVIVADIGEGLLGLVNPEVVLEEGEQTGPEGCLSIPGVQADVTRAHHVIVRAQDRNGEPLVVDAEGLLARCLLHEIDHLDGILFLDRVTDPRSIRRVET; encoded by the coding sequence GTGGCGATACGAATCATCCGTTTGCAAGGGGATCCGATACTGCGAGAAAAGGCCAAACCGGTCAGCAAGGTCACCCCGAACATTCAGCGGCTGATCGACGACATGGCGGACACGATGTACGATGCCGAAGGAATCGGCCTGGCGGCTCCCCAAGTGGGAATTCTGAAGCGGGTCATCGTCGCAGATATTGGCGAGGGCCTGCTCGGGTTGGTGAATCCGGAGGTCGTATTAGAGGAAGGCGAACAGACCGGGCCAGAGGGTTGCTTGAGTATCCCCGGCGTCCAGGCGGATGTCACCCGGGCTCATCATGTGATCGTGCGGGCCCAGGATCGGAACGGGGAACCCCTCGTGGTGGACGCCGAGGGACTCCTGGCCCGCTGTTTGCTCCACGAAATCGACCACCTAGACGGGATTCTTTTTCTCGACCGGGTGACCGATCCGCGTTCCATCCGGAGGGTCGAAACGTGA